The DNA window caatttgcCATGGCAACCACAGTATTCATTCAACATTTATCGGCCTCTTAGCTGATTTGACagattgaaatatttcattcatttgtgtTATGCTTCGCTCTCACAGTGTCATTCATTGGAATGAATTAGGTTTCATTTGATATGCTATTAACGCGCACTTCGCAATTTGACATTGTCAATTGAGAATATCAGTTTCCCGTTTGATCAGGTGAACGACTCAATCGAAATTTTCGTTTAAAAATGAACAGTGGAAAAAGGAAAAATGTGGATGTTAAATATTTTTCCGAAAAAGCAATTCAATTTATCCTAAAAGATGGTGAACGGGCTTTTTGTCGGATTGATGGAAATGACTGTACGTACAATCAGTCTAAGTTGGATGTCGGAAACTTCATTCGGCATTTTCGATCAAGGCACTCAAATCTAGCGGTAGAACATGGTTTGATGAGCGAGAAATCAACTCAAACGAAAAAACCTCGGAATATTGCAAAGAAATccgcactgaaaaaaatccaaacgttaattatatttgcttcaaaccgcttaaaattcatatgaagaagaaatgctattgttatcacgcgcacacataccttctatgtgtcaactgtataaactatgtatgcacacacataagttatatgtgcatattggtatagaatggggttttatgtgcctaatagttatgaaatgtgaatgtaagattaatatttcttgtaaatacacacattaggtttatgtgccagcaaatagtgtctatatgcctacgttaattgcaaaaatctatgtgtaaaatcaataggcataacgtttacttttttttgagtgcgTGGCGGTCGATAAACAGCTATTAGTTGACTCGGCAGTACAACTCGTTGCTTACCATCATCTCCCACTGTCTTGTTTCCAGTGGGAAGGTTTAAGGCAGTTGCTAGACCCGTTGTCCGCAGCTGTTGGGATAACATTGAATCGGCGTAATGTTACGGGGCATGTGGAGAAAGCAGCCGCTCAAATGCGACCAACCATGTTcatcgaaatgaaaacaaaattgcTAAGTCTAATGATCGACTCCGCATCTCGGTTGAATCATCATGTCCTCGGGATTGGAGTGCAATTTGCTATTGGAGACAAGATCGTTACAAGGACTTTAGGTGAGTTTCACTAAATTAACATTATTTCTCGGTGATTGTAGCGAAGTTTTTTGAAGGCATGATTGAAATTAAAGATCGTCAAACTGCTAGCTTCCTAAAATCAAAAGTACTTGAGCTGTTGGCTCGATACTGCATCAAATTGAACCAGATATTTGCCGTCACCGTCGACAATGGTGTGAACATGCTCGCCTGCGTAAGACATCTGAAAGATGAGTTTGAAAAGTCAATGATAACGATGTTGCCTGAAGATGACGAAGAATTCACTAACAAAATTGCCGAGGACGTGGCCGACAAAATTTCCAATGAGTTTCACGATCAGGAACATGATAATTTGAATCTTATCAGATGCGCTGTTCACACATTACAGCTGGCGATTCTCGATGTCATTGATAAAAGTCATCCTATGGTAAAACAAGTAACGGAGATTGCCAAACgatgtaaaaatgtgaaataCAAAACAAACTTTGATTATCACAAAGCAACATACCCACCCGTATGGTGTTAAACTCGTTGGGGCGGAATTTTTAAAATGCTAACAAGTtttaatgaacaaaaaaatttcttcattcGGTTGGAGCAGGAGTTCCCCGAGCTCGGTAAGTTTAATGTAATAATGCTATAATTTATGATTGCTTTAAAATCATGCCGGAATGATACTATCACGTGAGATTAATTAtgaaatattacaataataCGCATCAGAAATTTTCCGCTCGCTGTaataaacaaatgatttttttacaccGGTAACATAAACAGTACCTATTTTATTTCTGTAgaagattcatgttttcatacAGATATTTCATCCAGTTGGGAGTTCATCAACCAATATACTGAAGCTTTTAAACCGGTATTCATATGCACCAAAAACCTACAAGACGCTCACATGTCTCTCAACGATTTCTACATGGAGTGGTTGATGACCATACGCGAGGTGCGGAAGGTGGAAAACAATCCGTATACCCTAGATCTGGCAACCTCATTAACAAGACGTCTCACGAATCTTAAATGTTCAATGGCCTTTAAAATGGCTTTATATATGGATCCTCGGTTTTCGTACATAAACTCAACATTATTCGCCGCCGAAGAAAAGGAACAGATACAGGTAGGTATTGTACATACATACTAAACACTATATGATATAACTGATCTGACGTCAGTGTTGATtgttaaattttgtaatttacaGCGATTCATTGTTCGAACATGGGAACGAATAAAACAATTAAATGCAGAGAACAACAATGAATCTACTGTTCTGTCCAACACGAGTGATAAAATTGACGAAAAAGATGATTTAATCACTGAAATGTTTGGTGGTACTCTGGGTGCTCCAAGCAGTTCGAATTCCACATTTCAACAGCAGGTCAAAGCTGTCGAATTAGAAGAACGCCAACCTACGTCATACAACGTTTGGGACCACTGGGTTAAACGTAAAACTAGTCACTTTGAACTGTCTGCTGTTGCCGCTGTGGTAATGTCTATGCCAGCTACCCAGTCAATGGTTGAAAGAGCATTCAGTGCATTAGCACTCGTTCTTTCACCCCATCGATCCACACTAGGTGATGATACCCTGAAAAATATTCTCCTGATTAAGCTAAACAGGGATGTTTATGAACAAGTTATGCCTAAGTTGTATAACTGGAATGATGCACTTCCTGAACTATC is part of the Topomyia yanbarensis strain Yona2022 chromosome 1, ASM3024719v1, whole genome shotgun sequence genome and encodes:
- the LOC131687012 gene encoding uncharacterized protein LOC131687012 — translated: MSLNDFYMEWLMTIREVRKVENNPYTLDLATSLTRRLTNLKCSMAFKMALYMDPRFSYINSTLFAAEEKEQIQRFIVRTWERIKQLNAENNNESTVLSNTSDKIDEKDDLITEMFGGTLGAPSSSNSTFQQQVKAVELEERQPTSYNVWDHWVKRKTSHFELSAVAAVVMSMPATQSMVERAFSALALVLSPHRSTLGDDTLKNILLIKLNRDVYEQVMPKLYNWNDALPELSSTSFVN